The sequence ACCCGATCCGCGTCCTGGCCTACCGGTTTTCGCGCGGCGGAAAGTCCGCGATCTACACCGGCGACAACGAACCCTACTACGACGTGCCGGCCGACCGCCCCGGCGGCCGCGAAACGTCCGTCCGCCGCCGCGCCGACTTCATCCAGGAATGCAACCGCAAGGTCGTGGACTTCTGCCGCGACGTGGACGTCCTCGTGGCCGACGCGCAGTATACGGACGAAGAATACGAGTCCAAGCGCGGCTGGGGCCACAGCTCGATCTCCCACGTTCTCGCCCTGGCCCGCGAGAGCGCCGCGCGCACGCTGGTGCTCTTCCACCACGAGCCGACCCACGACGACAAGACCCTGGCCGCCCTCGAGCGGGAAGCCCGCCGCCGCGCCGTCCGCGACCGGATCCGCGCCAAGGTCGTCATGGCCCGCGAAGGGATGACCCTGGAGGTGTGAGCTACCGCTCCTCGGGCGGCCGCGCGGTCACCAGATCGTTCATCCGCCGCGACGCCAGGAGCTTCAGCGACCCCGGCCGCTGCCCCTGCCCCGCCGCTCTCTGCACGACGTAGAGCCACGCCTTCTCCACCCGACCCACCCGGCTGCGCGCGCGCACCTCGAAGACGGACGAGCGTACCGCGAGGAACCCCTGAAGGGACGAGAAGATCTCGTCGGTCATCCCCGAAACCTGCTTGAGGTCCTCGACCCGGCGGAATTCCTGGGGGCGCCCGTCCGCGCCCCGACCCGTCCGCCACGCCGCGATCGCCGCCGCGACCGGAGCGGTCATCTCGTCCGACAGCGCCCGCAGCACCTCCGGCGGGGCGGTGTTGACGTTTACGCTCCAGGTTCCCTGCGCGGGCCACACCGTGACGAACTCGAGAAGCCCCCGGGGGGCGTCTTCCTTCTCGGGAACGCCGTAGAGCACTTCGGGGCCGAGCCCCTCGATCCGGAGCAGCTCGTCCACGTCCATGAGGCGCCGGTTGCGCGCCCGCGTTTCGAACCCGCCGCGGCCGTCCGCGTCCACATAGTCCACGATCCGGTCGGCCACGTCCGCCGGATGCCCCAGAAGCTCCACCAGCCGCCGCAGGGCCGCGACGACGGGGGCGTTGGGCTCCCCCTTGTCGTTGACCAGAGCCGAGAGGTTGAGCGCCCGCTCGGCGTCGCGGATCGACACCTCCACCTGCGCCCGCCCGACTTCGATCGAAAGCGGCGCCGCCCATCGCTCGTGTAAAGTGTCCGCCTCCGCTCCTTCCTCGAGGTCCGCCTCGAGCAGGAGCCGCGCGTGGGCGTACCCCGAGCGCGTCCCGTAGGTGTTCTGGAGATCCGCCAGGTGATTCTCCGACACGGTCCGGTTGTGCACCGAGGTGGCGCTCATCTGGGTCACGACGAGGGCCAGGACGATGAGGACCAAAAGGGCCAGGATGAGGGCGATCGCGCCCTCGTCGCGGCGGCGCCGGTGCATGGAGTTTAAACGTCCTGGCCGGGGGGCGGTTTGGACGTTGACAACCCGTCCCGGTGTGTTAGAGTTATCTCGCATACTCGTCTAGGGAGGGACTATGATCCGGTCCGGCGTTCGGCGGTGGGGGGTGTTGGCGCTGTGCTCGGCCCTGGGGGCCTGCACCTACTGGCACGGCGACCTCGAACGCCTGGCCGACCAGAGCGGCCGCAACTTCAAGATCGCTCCGGACAAGGTCTACAAGCACACGACCCTCGGGGCGATCGCGGCTCATCCCTCCAGTTTCAAGCTCATGGACGTGGAATTCGACGCCGTCGTGAACCGCCTGGACGAACAGATCTTCGTCTCGTTCTACAGCACGTTCCGTCCGGAAGACTACTTCGGTTTCTCGGCATGGCCGGCGGAGGCGGAGCTGTGGGTCCCGGAACAGCGGCTGCGTTCGGTGCCCACCCTCTATATGAACAAGGACAACCAGGACATGGAGGAGCTGCTCTCGCTGCGTCGCTTCGCGCTGGTGCGGCTGCGCGGCCGCGTCATGGGGGACTTCGAGCAGCGTCCCTTCGTGGAGGTTCATTACGTGGACGTCCTCCATCCGGCCGCCTACAGCGAGGCGACCCTGGCGGACGTGGGCGCGGGCTTCGCGGCCGTCTCGGACGGGAAATCCGACGAGGCGATCGCGCGCCTGGAGCGCGCCCTGGAGGGTCTGCTCCACGGTCCCGTGCGCGGCCGGGCCAACCTGGAACTCGCGCGCCTCTACGAGGCCCGCGGCGACTATGGCCGCGCGGCCGCCCGCTACGAGGACGTCCTCTGGACGGACCCGTACAACGACGAGGCTTGGGAGGGCTGGACCCGCTGCACGGAGGCCGCCGAGCGTCAGCGCCGCGAAGCGGCCGCCCAGCAGCCCTAGGCCCGAAGTCCGGCCGTAGATGCGGTGGTGCCCCTCGACGCGGCGATCCTGCTGTGCTTTCTCGTCGCCGCCCCGCTGGCGGCCGTTGTCGTTCTGGCGACCTTCCTCTTTCGCGCCTTGGCCCGACGCCGGGGGTGGATTCCCGCGGACCTGAGATCCTGGATCGACCGTCCGGCCGCCTGGATCTCGTCGGCGGCGACCCTCCTGGTTTTTGCGGGTGCGACGGCATACGGGGCGGCGATCGAGCGCGATTGGGTCGAGACCACCCGCACGGAGATCCGGGCGGGCCGCGCCGTCCTCGGGCACGAGCGGTTCCGGATCGTCCACCTCTCGGACCTGCACCTGGAGCGCCTGGGGCGTCGTGAAGAGCGCGCCGTCGAAGCGGTCCGGGCGGCCCGACCTCACCTCGTCCTTCTGACCGGCGACTGCATGAACGTCCGAGAGGCGGGTGGGGAACTGCGGACGTTTCTGGAGCTCCTGAAGGCGGAGGCTCCGTTCGGGGTCCTCGGAGTTCCGGGTCACCGGGACTTGAAGTTTCCGGTGCGGGATCTCTTCGGGCGGGCGGGCGCCCGGCTGCTGGAGGACGACACGCATCTTCTGACGGGGAAGGGACGGCCGCTGCGGCTCGTGGGGCAGTCCGTCTACCCGGGCAAGAGGCTTCGCGAGCTTCTGGCGGGCCTCGAGGACGACGCCTTCACGATTTACCTCCATCACTCTCCCGACGGCGCCGATGAGCTGGCGCTGCGGGACCCGGGCCAGCGGGTGGATCTCTTTCTGTGCGGCCACACGCACGGGGGGCAGATCGGCCTCCCCTTTTGGGGGGCGATTCTGACGTTCTCCCGGCACCACAAGCGGTACGAGCGGGGGCTCTACCGGGTCGGGGACGTGCCCATGTATGTCAACCGCGGGCTCGGCACGGAGGGAATTCCGGTGCGGTTTCTGGCGCGCCCGGAAGTGGCGGTGATCGATCTCGTGGCCGATTAGCCCGCTCCGCGGGCCGCGCGCTCGTCCGCCAGCCGCAGCCGCAGCCGGTCCACGTAAAGCCGCCAGGCGGTTTCCCGAAGCTGCTCCCGGACAGCCGGTTCGGGGCGCCGGGAGAGTTCCGCCAGGCGCGCCTCCAGCGCGGCGATCCGCTCCCGCAGCCCGGCGCGCAGGCGCTCCAGGGTTTCGCCGTCGGCATGGCTCAGGACCGTGTCCCTCCAGGCCTCGACCTCCGGGGGCGTGAGCGCCGCGGGCTCGTGGCGGGGCGGGTGGAAGACCTCCGAGAGCTCCAGGCGCCAATCCTCGTAGGTCTTTTCCTGAAGCGCTTCTTCCTGGCCGCTCGTGTCCCACGGATTGGGGCGGTCGTAATAGCAGCCGCCGAGCGCGGCGGCCAGGAGGATCGGCGCGGCGGTCGTTCTCATGACGGCCCCCGGGTCAGCATCATTTCGTTGGCGGCGTTGTAGGAATCGATGTCGCCGATATCGAACCAGCTTCCTTCCACCACATATCCATAGACGGGGATCCGCGGGTGGAGCCATTGCAGATAATAGCCGGGAGCGTCCTTTCCTTTGCCCTCGTCGAGGAACTCCTGGAAGAGCGGAAGGTGGATTTTGGGGAAGTAGTAGACGCCGATCGAGATCAGGGTCGTCCGGGGCTTCGGGGGCTTTTCCTCGAAGCCGACGATTCTCCCGTTTTTGTCGATTTCCACGGCGCCGTAGAGAGAAACTTTCTCCTTGCGCCCCAGATCCTTCAGGCACACCGCGGCCCCCCGCGACCGGCCGAACGCCGCGAAGTCCTGAAGCGAGAACTCGAAGAGGTTGTCTCCGGCGATCACGAGGAGGTCGTCTTCGACTTTGGCGTTGCGGATCACGAACTGGATGTCCCCGATGGCGCCGAGGCGGTCGTCGGGGCTTTGGGTGAGGTCGTCGTAGATCTCGACGGGCACGGGGAAGGCGCGCTGCTCCTGGTAATCCCGGAGCCAGCCGTAGTAATGCGCCGCGAACCGGTGGTTGGAGACGACGTAGATCCGGTCCAGATCCTTGACTTTGAAGACCTGCTCGCAGATCCGGGTGAGGATCGGCACGCCGGCCACGGGGAGCAGAGGCTTCGGGCGGTCCTTCGTCAGAGGATAGAGGCGGGTGGCGTATCCTGCGCCAAGGAGGAGGGCTTTCATAAACTCAATTATCGCACCCCGTCTTGGGAGGCGTCAACATCGCGCGCGGCCGGTTGCGCCGGCCGCCGGTTTCTGGTTCAATCGGGGCCCATGGCCCGCCGCTCCTGGACGCCGGTGGCGTTCGTTCTTCTCTGCGGCTGCGTGGAGCGCACGATCTACGTCCGCAGCGACCCCCCGGGGGCGGTGGTGTATCTGGACGACCAGCGGATGGGCGTGACGCCCTGCGAGATCCCCTACGTCTGGTACGGCAAGCGCGAGATCGTCCTGGAGCTTCAGAAGTACCGCCTGGTCCGCGAGATCGTGACGCTCAACCCCCCCTGGTGGCAGTATTTCCCCCTGGACTTCATCACGGACGTCCTGGTGCCCTTCACGATCCGGGACCGGACGGAGCTGTCGTACGTTCTGGAGCCGGCGGCGCCCACCGCCGAAGAGCGCGAGGAGATCCGCGCGCGCGCCCGGGAGATGCGCGAGAAGGCGGGGGTTTCGCCCCGGTAGCCCGATGGCGCTTGCGTTCATTCCGGATATTCCGCCCCTGGAGGGCCGGCGCGTCACCGTCATGGGGCTGGGCCTCTTCGGCGGCGGCGTGGGCGTGGCCCGCTTCCTGGTCCGCCGCGGCGCGCGGGTCACCGTGACGGACCTCAAGACCGAGCACGAGCTGCGCGAGTCGGTGGCGGAGCTGCGGGACCTTCCGGTGCGCCTGCGTCTCGGGGGGCACGACGAAGCCGATTTCCGTGACGCGGACCTCGTGGTCGTCAATCCCGCCGTTCCCGAAAGCTCGCCGTGGCTGCGCCTGGCGCGGGCGCTCGAGACGGAGATGAATCTCTTCTTCAAGCTCTGCCGGGCGCGCACCGTGGTGGGGGTCACGGGTTCCAACGGCAAGACCACGACGACGACGCTCCTCGGAGAGATCCTGCGGCGGGGCCTGCCGCGCGTGTGGGTGGGCGGGAACATCGGCGGATCGCTCCTGGAGCACGTGGACGAGATCGGGCCGGACGACCGGGTGGTTCTGGAGCTTTCGAGTTTCCAGCTCGAGAACCTCGGCGTTCTGCGCCGGAGTCCTTCGGTGGGAGCGGTTCTCAATCTCTCGCCCAACCACCTGGACCGCCACGGGACGATGGAAAACTACGCGGCTGCCAAGCGGCAGATCGTGGCCCACCAGCGGGAAGGGGACGCCAAAGTCCTCAACGCGGACGATCCGCTCGTGAGGGAATTCCGTTCCGCCTCCCCCTCCCGCACGTACTTTTTCAGCCGCCGCGAGCGGCCCGCCCGCGGGGCGTTCGTTCAGGGGGACCAGATCCTCTTTTACACCACGGGCGCGCGGTTCGCGATCGACGTCTCGCGGCGCCGCCTTCCGGGCGCC comes from Planctomycetota bacterium and encodes:
- a CDS encoding nucleotidyltransferase family protein, with translation MKALLLGAGYATRLYPLTKDRPKPLLPVAGVPILTRICEQVFKVKDLDRIYVVSNHRFAAHYYGWLRDYQEQRAFPVPVEIYDDLTQSPDDRLGAIGDIQFVIRNAKVEDDLLVIAGDNLFEFSLQDFAAFGRSRGAAVCLKDLGRKEKVSLYGAVEIDKNGRIVGFEEKPPKPRTTLISIGVYYFPKIHLPLFQEFLDEGKGKDAPGYYLQWLHPRIPVYGYVVEGSWFDIGDIDSYNAANEMMLTRGPS
- the gspK gene encoding type II secretion system minor pseudopilin GspK is translated as MHRRRRDEGAIALILALLVLIVLALVVTQMSATSVHNRTVSENHLADLQNTYGTRSGYAHARLLLEADLEEGAEADTLHERWAAPLSIEVGRAQVEVSIRDAERALNLSALVNDKGEPNAPVVAALRRLVELLGHPADVADRIVDYVDADGRGGFETRARNRRLMDVDELLRIEGLGPEVLYGVPEKEDAPRGLLEFVTVWPAQGTWSVNVNTAPPEVLRALSDEMTAPVAAAIAAWRTGRGADGRPQEFRRVEDLKQVSGMTDEIFSSLQGFLAVRSSVFEVRARSRVGRVEKAWLYVVQRAAGQGQRPGSLKLLASRRMNDLVTARPPEER
- the murD gene encoding UDP-N-acetylmuramoyl-L-alanine--D-glutamate ligase, which encodes MALAFIPDIPPLEGRRVTVMGLGLFGGGVGVARFLVRRGARVTVTDLKTEHELRESVAELRDLPVRLRLGGHDEADFRDADLVVVNPAVPESSPWLRLARALETEMNLFFKLCRARTVVGVTGSNGKTTTTTLLGEILRRGLPRVWVGGNIGGSLLEHVDEIGPDDRVVLELSSFQLENLGVLRRSPSVGAVLNLSPNHLDRHGTMENYAAAKRQIVAHQREGDAKVLNADDPLVREFRSASPSRTYFFSRRERPARGAFVQGDQILFYTTGARFAIDVSRRRLPGAFNLDNMAAAAAASFAAAGGRWEGWREACEEVFSTFPGVEHRLEFVAEKRGVRYYNDSKATDPEATVAALETLPGPFVLILGGYDKKTPFDALARAVAERPVRACVLIGQTAPALEAALRAQARVPEIVRAESLEEAVRVPARPGETVLLSPACASWDMFRNFAERGRAFKALVAALPDG
- a CDS encoding PEGA domain-containing protein — its product is MARRSWTPVAFVLLCGCVERTIYVRSDPPGAVVYLDDQRMGVTPCEIPYVWYGKREIVLELQKYRLVREIVTLNPPWWQYFPLDFITDVLVPFTIRDRTELSYVLEPAAPTAEEREEIRARAREMREKAGVSPR
- a CDS encoding metallophosphoesterase, translated to MPLDAAILLCFLVAAPLAAVVVLATFLFRALARRRGWIPADLRSWIDRPAAWISSAATLLVFAGATAYGAAIERDWVETTRTEIRAGRAVLGHERFRIVHLSDLHLERLGRREERAVEAVRAARPHLVLLTGDCMNVREAGGELRTFLELLKAEAPFGVLGVPGHRDLKFPVRDLFGRAGARLLEDDTHLLTGKGRPLRLVGQSVYPGKRLRELLAGLEDDAFTIYLHHSPDGADELALRDPGQRVDLFLCGHTHGGQIGLPFWGAILTFSRHHKRYERGLYRVGDVPMYVNRGLGTEGIPVRFLARPEVAVIDLVAD